The Ruminococcus bovis genome includes a region encoding these proteins:
- a CDS encoding S1 RNA-binding domain-containing protein: MSLEVGSVVKGKVTGVMKFGAFVALPENKSGMVHISEISHEFVNDINDVIKVGDEVTVKVVSIDNGKISLSIKANIEKPAPKPRQRRPRKPYVPAPKVTSPGNFQWEKSKDDSSSFEDMMNKFKRTSEDKISDLKRGNESRGYSRRGNRNK, translated from the coding sequence ATGTCTCTGGAAGTAGGTAGTGTAGTAAAAGGTAAAGTAACCGGTGTAATGAAGTTTGGTGCATTTGTTGCTTTGCCGGAGAATAAGTCAGGAATGGTTCATATTTCTGAAATTTCTCATGAATTCGTAAATGATATTAATGATGTAATCAAGGTTGGTGACGAGGTTACTGTAAAGGTTGTTTCTATTGATAATGGCAAGATTTCACTATCAATTAAAGCAAATATTGAGAAACCGGCACCAAAGCCTAGACAGCGTAGGCCTAGAAAACCATATGTGCCTGCTCCAAAGGTTACTTCACCTGGAAACTTTCAGTGGGAAAAGTCCAAGGACGACAGTAGTTCCTTTGAAGATATGATGAATAAATTCAAGAGAACCTCCGAGGACAAAATTTCCGACTTAAAGCGTGGAAATGAAAGTCGCGGTTACTCACGCAGAGGTAATCGTAATAAATAA
- the hpf gene encoding ribosome hibernation-promoting factor, HPF/YfiA family → MKITYTARKVNLKDNFKELCEKKLAKFQKIFSEDAEASVVVTLYKNRQTVEVTVKDNGMVFRAEDTQDEMNDALDKVVDILGRQMRKNKTRLARRLRDNTADFAVLLPEEDIEDEQEFDIRTKTIPIKPVSVEEAILQMNMLDHDFFVFINADTDETNVVYKRKNNTYGLLEPEEY, encoded by the coding sequence ATGAAAATCACCTATACTGCAAGAAAAGTAAATTTAAAGGACAACTTTAAAGAATTATGCGAAAAGAAATTAGCAAAGTTTCAGAAGATTTTCTCTGAAGATGCAGAGGCTTCTGTTGTTGTAACACTATATAAGAACCGTCAGACTGTTGAAGTTACAGTAAAAGATAATGGTATGGTGTTCCGTGCTGAGGATACTCAGGACGAAATGAACGATGCTCTAGATAAGGTTGTTGACATTCTAGGTCGTCAGATGAGAAAGAACAAAACTCGTCTAGCAAGAAGACTTAGAGATAACACAGCTGATTTTGCTGTTCTTCTTCCTGAAGAAGATATTGAGGACGAACAGGAATTCGACATTAGAACAAAGACAATTCCTATTAAGCCTGTTTCTGTTGAGGAAGCTATCCTACAGATGAATATGCTTGACCATGACTTCTTTGTTTTCATCAATGCTGATACTGATGAAACAAATGTTGTTTACAAGCGTAAGAACAACACTTACGGTTTACTAGAACCTGAAGAATATTAA
- a CDS encoding FtsB family cell division protein has product MTEENKTKNNSEKIVTDSDSVVKEVTPKKKRKKKFILLYVAVFVFAVYAVYALVTQYSQIDKKKSQLTELNKKISVQEIKNDEITNIYNLSDKDNEDYIEQKAKEDGYLHAGERVFVNISGD; this is encoded by the coding sequence ATGACAGAAGAAAATAAAACTAAAAACAATTCTGAAAAAATTGTTACTGATTCTGATAGTGTTGTAAAAGAAGTTACACCTAAGAAGAAACGCAAGAAGAAGTTTATTTTACTTTATGTTGCTGTTTTTGTTTTTGCAGTTTATGCAGTGTATGCTTTGGTAACACAGTATAGTCAGATTGACAAGAAGAAAAGTCAACTTACTGAATTGAACAAGAAAATTTCTGTTCAAGAAATCAAGAATGACGAAATAACAAATATATATAACCTATCCGATAAGGATAATGAGGATTATATAGAACAGAAGGCAAAGGAAGATGGTTATCTTCATGCCGGAGAAAGAGTATTCGTAAATATATCAGGTGACTGA